One Amycolatopsis thermophila DNA segment encodes these proteins:
- a CDS encoding epoxide hydrolase N-terminal domain-containing protein, producing the protein MIHASDEVLDDLRRRLELTRWPDDAGNDSYYGVNRVVVQDLVEYWLDGYDWRRAEAEISAYEHHHVEVGGVPVHYMRRAGAGPSPVRPRLAVDLLALVEGRRPARRPRSHGR; encoded by the coding sequence GTGATCCACGCGTCCGACGAGGTGCTGGACGATCTCCGCAGACGCCTGGAACTGACCCGGTGGCCCGACGACGCGGGCAACGACTCCTACTACGGGGTCAACCGCGTGGTCGTGCAGGATCTCGTCGAGTACTGGCTGGACGGCTACGACTGGCGGCGTGCCGAAGCGGAGATCAGCGCCTACGAGCACCACCACGTCGAGGTGGGCGGGGTTCCGGTGCACTACATGCGCCGCGCGGGTGCCGGGCCGTCACCGGTGCGTCCACGGCTGGCCGTGGACCTTCTGGCACTGGTCGAAGGTCGTCGACCCGCTCGCCGGCCCCGGTCCCACGGGCGGTGA
- a CDS encoding ABC transporter permease, whose amino-acid sequence MKSQSLVMLRRNFKHIARNPVTVFNAVLMPIVVMVMFVYMLGGAFSVGVDYVDYATPGLMLLAICYGLGGVATSVNSDMTKGIINRFKVMDVSRSAVLNGHVIASVLTNLLAIAALVGVAFLLGFSPQADFLDWLGVLGVVVLLGVAAGWLTVALGLAAKSVETAGMAAVPLVMLPFFSSAIVPADKMGPGLREFAEYQPFTPIIETLRGLLNGGPATGDVVAALAWCAGIALVGYLWASSTFKKRA is encoded by the coding sequence ATGAAGTCCCAGTCGCTCGTGATGTTGCGCCGCAACTTCAAGCACATCGCCCGCAACCCGGTCACCGTGTTCAACGCCGTGCTCATGCCGATCGTGGTCATGGTGATGTTCGTGTACATGCTCGGCGGCGCGTTCAGCGTCGGGGTCGACTACGTCGACTACGCCACGCCCGGCCTGATGCTGCTGGCCATCTGCTACGGACTGGGCGGCGTGGCGACGTCGGTGAACTCCGACATGACCAAGGGCATCATCAACCGCTTCAAGGTCATGGACGTTTCCCGCAGCGCGGTGCTCAACGGGCACGTCATCGCCAGCGTGCTGACCAACCTGCTCGCCATCGCGGCGCTCGTCGGGGTGGCCTTCCTGCTGGGATTCAGCCCGCAGGCGGATTTCCTCGACTGGCTCGGGGTCCTCGGCGTGGTCGTGCTGCTCGGTGTCGCTGCCGGCTGGTTGACCGTCGCGCTGGGACTGGCGGCGAAGTCGGTGGAAACGGCGGGGATGGCGGCGGTGCCGCTGGTCATGCTCCCGTTCTTCAGCAGCGCGATCGTGCCGGCGGACAAGATGGGGCCGGGCCTGCGCGAGTTCGCGGAGTACCAGCCCTTCACGCCGATCATCGAAACCCTGCGCGGGCTGCTCAACGGTGGTCCGGCCACCGGCGACGTGGTCGCCGCGCTCGCCTGGTGCGCCGGGATCGCGCTAGTCGGCTACCTGTGGGCGTCGTCCACGTTCAAGAAGCGAGCGTGA
- a CDS encoding ATP-binding cassette domain-containing protein: MTDFAITASGLRKSYQDKVVLDGIDLNVRAGTVFSLLGPNGAGKTTTVNVLTTLSKADGGTVRVAGHDIATEAKAVRAAIGVTGQFAAVDELLTGQENLQLMVDLNRVPAKDGQRVVTELLDRFDLVEAARKPASTYSGGMRRKLDLAMTLVGNPRIIFLDEPTTGLDPRSRRTMWSIIRDLVADGVTIFLTTQYLEEADQLADRVAVLDQGRLVAEGTPDELKRRLPGTHVRLRFATGAELDVAARIFAGSTRDDDALSLRVPGDGGTDSLRALLDTLDEHSLKAEGFTVHTPDLDDVFLALTGRTTEVAAK; the protein is encoded by the coding sequence ATGACGGATTTCGCGATCACGGCTTCCGGACTCCGGAAGTCCTACCAAGACAAGGTCGTGCTCGACGGCATCGATCTGAACGTCCGCGCGGGAACGGTCTTCTCCCTGCTCGGGCCGAACGGCGCCGGCAAGACCACGACGGTGAACGTGCTGACCACGTTGTCGAAGGCCGACGGTGGGACGGTCCGCGTCGCGGGGCACGACATCGCCACCGAGGCCAAGGCGGTGCGCGCGGCGATCGGTGTCACCGGCCAGTTCGCGGCGGTGGACGAGCTGCTGACGGGGCAGGAGAACCTGCAGCTGATGGTGGACCTCAACCGGGTTCCCGCCAAGGACGGCCAGCGGGTCGTCACCGAGCTGCTGGACCGCTTCGACCTCGTCGAGGCGGCGCGGAAGCCCGCGTCGACCTACTCCGGCGGCATGCGCCGGAAGCTCGACCTGGCCATGACGCTCGTCGGCAACCCGCGGATCATCTTCCTGGACGAGCCGACGACCGGTCTGGACCCGCGCAGCCGCCGCACGATGTGGTCGATCATCCGCGACCTCGTGGCCGACGGCGTGACCATCTTCCTCACCACCCAGTACCTCGAAGAAGCCGACCAGCTGGCCGACCGCGTCGCGGTGCTCGACCAGGGCCGCCTCGTCGCCGAGGGCACGCCCGACGAGCTCAAGCGGCGTCTCCCCGGCACCCACGTCCGGCTCCGGTTCGCCACCGGCGCGGAGCTCGACGTCGCCGCCCGGATCTTCGCCGGGTCCACACGGGACGATGACGCGCTGAGCCTCCGGGTGCCCGGCGACGGCGGAACGGATTCGTTGCGAGCGCTGCTGGACACGCTCGACGAGCACTCGCTCAAGGCAGAGGGGTTCACGGTGCACACACCGGACCTCGACGACGTTTTCCTCGCCCTCACGGGCCGCACCACGGAGGTTGCCGCGAAATGA
- a CDS encoding BTAD domain-containing putative transcriptional regulator, giving the protein MQIGMLGPFEVRVDGGAFADVPGARLRGLLIALALEPGRVVPKTTLVDWIWGEQPPADAANALQRLVSRLRKVLPEGAVEGLTDGYRLKVEPDAVDAVRFERLLTQARSDDEPRRLPRLREALALWRGAAMQDVGLPESGAFDAAVTRLEGLRLTALEDRFDAEVALGHAADVVTELTDLVAAHPVRERLVIALMRALVATGRDTDALLVYERTRETLADSLGVDPSPELSELHVALLRGELGRREEKRQTNLRAELTSYVGKDADVAAVRELVTEHRLTTLIGPGGAGKTRLATETARAVLDDLPDGAWFVELAPVGADGDKADANKIAHATLAALRLRDALLGDAPDAEPVDRVVAAIREQTMVLVLDNCEHVIESAATFAHRVLGECRRLRILATSREPLGITGEALWPVAPLALPGEDAAPGEIASSPAVQLLRDRAGAVRKDLVTDARALPTVARICRALDGMPLAIELAAARLRTMTLDQLADRLDDRFRLLTGGSRTALPRHKTLRAVIDWSWELLGEPERTVLRRLSVFSGGASLEAAEQVCAGTGDAAAEAWEVLDLLTALTEKSLVVVEGESAPRYRMLGTIKEYAEQRLAEAGESDLARRAHLAYFTELAETADPYLRRAEQLEWLATLEAEHDNIAAAMRGALAAGEADAAMRLAAASGWYWWLAGHKAEGNELIMAAATMPGEVAEEIRGLVYAFVTGFLTSGRGSDQYQAQEWIHKAYEISRRVESPHPALKFAPALENLLQGPDASLTAFEPMIADEDPWVRALARLHLGKTRIQLGHGGRDADAYLETALTEFRALGERWGISFALTELAERIAVRGEFAGACEHYEQAIAVVTEVGAIEDVVRMRSRQAQLYWLSGAPESATAAMSEAQRYAERVAWPESLAELALARAELARWSGDAEQAHHHLEVATAMMGEDADRPHIRAVRHDLLAYLSEDFDEARAHRAEAVEAAAESGHPLVIAQVLVGVADLALRRDQYDQAARLLAAGTGVRGLPDRSHPDAARIERTTRSRLGDAGFTEATGEGAAASWRELVAVTLAS; this is encoded by the coding sequence GTGCAGATCGGGATGCTGGGGCCCTTCGAAGTTCGCGTGGACGGCGGCGCCTTCGCCGACGTGCCGGGCGCGCGGCTGCGCGGGCTGCTGATCGCCCTCGCGCTCGAACCGGGCCGCGTGGTCCCCAAGACGACGCTCGTCGACTGGATCTGGGGCGAACAGCCGCCGGCCGACGCCGCGAACGCCTTGCAGCGCTTGGTTTCCCGGCTGCGCAAGGTGCTGCCGGAAGGTGCGGTCGAGGGGCTGACCGACGGCTACCGGCTCAAGGTGGAGCCCGACGCCGTCGACGCCGTGCGGTTCGAGCGTCTCCTCACGCAGGCCCGCAGCGACGACGAACCACGGCGGCTGCCACGGCTGCGCGAAGCCCTCGCGTTGTGGCGCGGCGCGGCCATGCAGGACGTCGGTCTGCCGGAGAGCGGGGCGTTCGACGCGGCGGTCACCCGGCTCGAGGGGCTCCGCCTGACCGCGCTGGAGGACCGGTTCGACGCGGAGGTCGCCCTCGGCCACGCCGCGGACGTGGTGACGGAACTGACCGACCTGGTCGCCGCTCACCCGGTGCGGGAACGGCTCGTCATCGCGTTGATGCGCGCCCTCGTCGCGACGGGCCGCGACACCGACGCCCTGCTCGTGTACGAACGCACGCGGGAAACCCTGGCCGATTCGCTGGGCGTCGACCCGTCACCGGAACTGTCCGAACTGCACGTCGCGCTGTTGCGGGGCGAGCTGGGACGGCGCGAGGAGAAGCGGCAGACCAACCTGCGGGCCGAGCTGACCAGCTACGTCGGCAAGGACGCCGATGTCGCGGCGGTCCGTGAACTCGTCACCGAGCACCGCCTCACGACCCTGATCGGGCCGGGCGGCGCGGGGAAGACCAGGCTGGCCACGGAAACCGCGCGCGCGGTGCTGGACGACCTGCCCGACGGCGCCTGGTTCGTCGAACTCGCGCCGGTCGGCGCCGACGGTGACAAGGCGGACGCGAACAAGATCGCGCACGCGACGCTCGCGGCGCTGAGGCTGCGGGACGCGCTGCTCGGCGACGCACCGGACGCGGAGCCGGTGGACCGGGTCGTCGCCGCGATCCGCGAGCAGACGATGGTGCTGGTGCTGGACAACTGCGAGCACGTGATCGAGTCCGCGGCCACCTTCGCCCACAGGGTGCTCGGCGAGTGCCGCCGGCTGCGGATCCTCGCGACGAGCCGGGAACCGCTCGGCATCACCGGTGAGGCGCTGTGGCCGGTCGCCCCGCTGGCCCTGCCCGGGGAAGACGCCGCGCCGGGCGAGATCGCGTCCTCGCCGGCCGTCCAGCTGCTGCGGGACCGGGCGGGTGCGGTCCGCAAGGACCTGGTGACCGACGCCCGCGCGTTGCCGACGGTGGCGCGCATCTGCCGGGCGCTGGACGGCATGCCGCTGGCGATCGAACTCGCCGCGGCCAGGTTGCGCACCATGACGCTCGACCAGCTCGCCGACCGGCTCGACGACCGGTTCCGCCTGCTGACCGGCGGCAGCCGCACCGCGCTGCCGCGGCACAAGACCCTGCGCGCGGTGATCGACTGGAGCTGGGAACTGCTCGGCGAGCCCGAACGGACGGTCCTGCGCCGGCTCTCGGTGTTCTCCGGCGGGGCGAGCCTGGAAGCGGCCGAGCAGGTGTGCGCCGGCACGGGGGACGCGGCGGCCGAGGCGTGGGAGGTGCTCGACCTGCTGACGGCGTTGACCGAGAAGTCGCTGGTGGTCGTCGAGGGCGAGAGCGCGCCCCGCTACCGGATGCTCGGCACCATCAAGGAGTACGCCGAGCAGCGGCTCGCGGAGGCGGGGGAATCGGACCTGGCGCGCCGGGCGCATCTGGCGTACTTCACCGAGCTCGCCGAAACCGCGGACCCGTACCTTCGCCGCGCCGAGCAGCTGGAGTGGCTGGCCACGCTCGAGGCCGAGCACGACAACATCGCCGCCGCGATGCGCGGTGCGCTCGCCGCCGGCGAGGCGGACGCGGCGATGCGGCTGGCCGCCGCCTCCGGCTGGTACTGGTGGCTCGCCGGGCACAAGGCGGAGGGAAACGAGCTGATCATGGCGGCCGCGACCATGCCCGGCGAGGTGGCCGAGGAGATCCGCGGGCTGGTGTACGCGTTCGTCACGGGGTTCCTGACCTCCGGGCGCGGCAGCGACCAGTACCAGGCGCAGGAGTGGATCCACAAGGCGTACGAGATCAGCCGGCGGGTCGAGAGCCCGCACCCGGCGCTGAAGTTCGCCCCGGCGCTGGAGAACCTGTTGCAGGGGCCCGACGCGTCCCTGACCGCCTTCGAACCGATGATCGCCGACGAGGACCCCTGGGTGCGCGCCCTGGCCCGGCTGCATCTCGGCAAGACGCGTATCCAGCTCGGCCACGGCGGCCGGGATGCCGACGCCTACCTCGAGACGGCGCTCACCGAGTTCCGCGCCCTCGGGGAACGGTGGGGGATTTCGTTCGCCCTGACCGAACTGGCCGAGCGGATCGCCGTGCGCGGCGAGTTCGCCGGCGCCTGCGAGCACTACGAGCAGGCGATAGCGGTCGTCACCGAGGTGGGTGCCATCGAGGACGTCGTGCGGATGCGGTCACGGCAGGCCCAGCTGTACTGGCTGTCGGGCGCTCCGGAGTCGGCGACCGCCGCCATGTCCGAGGCTCAGCGGTACGCGGAACGGGTGGCGTGGCCGGAGTCGCTCGCCGAACTGGCGCTGGCGAGAGCGGAGCTCGCGCGCTGGAGCGGCGACGCCGAACAGGCGCACCACCACCTCGAGGTCGCGACGGCGATGATGGGCGAGGACGCCGACCGGCCGCACATCCGCGCGGTACGACACGACCTGCTCGCCTACCTGAGCGAGGATTTCGACGAGGCCCGGGCACACCGCGCGGAGGCCGTCGAGGCGGCTGCCGAGTCGGGGCATCCGCTGGTGATCGCCCAGGTGCTCGTCGGAGTCGCGGACCTGGCGCTACGCCGCGACCAGTACGACCAGGCGGCGCGGCTGCTCGCGGCCGGCACGGGTGTGCGCGGGCTGCCGGACCGGTCCCATCCCGACGCGGCCAGGATCGAGCGGACGACGCGAAGTCGCCTCGGTGACGCGGGGTTCACCGAGGCGACTGGCGAGGGGGCGGCGGCGAGCTGGCGCGAGCTGGTCGCGGTCACGCTCGCTTCTTGA
- a CDS encoding MarR family winged helix-turn-helix transcriptional regulator, which yields MPELDVAELTAVMERFTRMNIRLPVQQRLSCTTLSVLHTLTTRGPKRLGELTADEQVTQSAVTQMVTKLERQGLVERRPDPSDGRAVLVHVTPAGAAIVDGRRAERVEHLERFAAALSPADRRAIAAALPALARLVELSEGNQP from the coding sequence GTGCCCGAGCTGGACGTCGCGGAGCTGACCGCGGTCATGGAGCGCTTCACGCGGATGAACATCCGCCTGCCCGTGCAGCAGCGGTTGAGCTGCACGACTCTCTCGGTGCTGCACACCCTCACCACGAGAGGCCCGAAGCGGCTCGGCGAGCTGACCGCCGACGAGCAGGTCACGCAGTCCGCGGTCACGCAGATGGTCACGAAGCTGGAACGCCAGGGCCTGGTCGAGCGGCGCCCGGACCCGTCGGACGGGCGGGCCGTCCTCGTGCACGTCACCCCGGCCGGCGCGGCCATTGTGGACGGACGCCGCGCGGAACGCGTCGAGCACCTCGAACGATTCGCGGCCGCGCTGTCGCCCGCGGACCGGCGGGCCATCGCCGCGGCGCTGCCCGCCCTGGCGCGGCTCGTCGAACTCAGCGAAGGGAACCAGCCGTGA